A genomic region of Papaver somniferum cultivar HN1 chromosome 7, ASM357369v1, whole genome shotgun sequence contains the following coding sequences:
- the LOC113293109 gene encoding uncharacterized protein LOC113293109: protein MAFKHQNSKSSSSSFSSFRSTTLLTLALVLTSFLLFITPPARRNLSDPYFRITEDVRVEVDVHSDLREIQSPWNNLCFGPAMEKLKLGVFSKTWPVGTHPGGMERHAKQLYTDLAARGHEIHVFTVPSDRRPHPDIHQGNLHVHFAANDHGSVNCSLAFQIFNSENDALPFDYVHGESVSLPHWRAKMVPKAKVAVTWHGIWYEIMHSKLFQGLVLDSQGSTFGTELRDVMPKLVEEIRFFPSYTQHICISKSAAEVLTNIYQLPRRNVHVILNGVDNTVFTQEPEAGERFRNKHGIPLNASLVMGVAGRLVRDKGHPLLFDAFSKIAKRHPGVFLLVAGTGTWQKRYMELGSSVKVLGALDASELAEFYNAIDIFVNPTLRPQGLDLTLMEAMHCGTPLLTPNYPSITGTVIINDGIGYTFSPNVGSFVEALERAIIDGPSEMHRKGMACKAYASSMFTASKMASAYERFFLCMKNSRYCRYPLPTDC, encoded by the coding sequence ATGGCTTTTAAGCATCAAAACTCaaaatcctcttcttcttcattttcaagtttTAGGTCTACAACCTTGCTCACTTTAGCTCTTGTACTtacttctttccttctttttatcacTCCCCCAGCTCGAAGAAATCTAAGTGATCCATATTTCAGAATAACTGAAGATGTTCGCGTAGAAGTAGATGTTCATAGTGATCTTCGCGAAATTCAGTCCCCATGGAACAATTTATGTTTTGGACCGGCTATGGAGAAGCTTAAACTTGGAGTTTTCTCTAAAACATGGCCAGTGGGTACTCACCCAGGAGGAATGGAACGACATGCTAAGCAATTATACACAGATCTGGCAGCTAGAGGACACGAAATTCACGTTTTCACGGTACCCTCGGATAGACGACCACACCCGGATATCCACCAAGGCAATCTTCATGTTCATTTTGCTGCTAACGACCATGGTTCTGTGAATTGTTCACTAGCCTTTCAGATCTTCAATAGTGAAAATGATGCACTGCCATTTGATTATGTTCATGGCGAGAGTGTTTCTTTACCGCATTGGCGAGCAAAAATGGTTCCTAAAGCTAAAGTAGCTGTTACTTGGCATGGTATTTGGTATGAAATCATGCACTCAAAACTATTCCAAGGATTGGTTTTGGACTCTCAGGGGTCTACATTTGGTACAGAACTTCGTGATGTCATGCCAAAATTAGTGGAGGAGATTAGGTTTTTTCCAAGTTACACTCAGCATATATGCATTAGCAAAAGCGCAGCCGAGGTTTTAACCAATATCTACCAGCTTCCTCGCAGAAATGTTCATGTTATCTTAAATGGAGTTGATAACACAGTATTCACACAAGAACCAGAAGCAGGAGAACGTTTCAGGAACAAACACGGTATCCCACTGAATGCGAGTTTGGTGATGGGAGTTGCTGGACGTTTGGTCAGAGACAAAGGACATCCACTTCTATTCGATGCCTTCTCAAAGATAGCCAAACGTCATCCCGGTGTATTTTTATTAGTAGCCGGTACTGGGACCTGGCAAAAACGGTACATGGAGTTAGGATCAAGTGTTAAGGTTCTAGGTGCACTGGATGCCTCAGAGTTGGCCGAGTTTTATAACGCAATCGACATTTTTGTTAATCCTACATTAAGGCCGCAGGGGCTTGATTTAACCCTTATGGAAGCTATGCATTGTGGGACGCCACTTTTGACACCGAATTACCCCAGTATCACCGGTACTGTTATTATTAACGATGGAATTGGGTATACATTTTCTCCTAATGTGGGATCATTTGTTGAAGCCTTGGAGAGAGCGATAATAGATGGGCCATCTGAGATGCACAGGAAGGGCATGGCATGTAAAGCATATGCATCATCAATGTTCACAGCTTCAAAGATGGCATCCGCTTATGAAAGGTTCTTTTTGTGCATGAAGAACTCAAGGTATTGCCGGTATCCTCTTCCTACAGATTGTTAG